A single region of the Marinobacter salinus genome encodes:
- the phnE gene encoding phosphonate ABC transporter, permease protein PhnE, whose product MSRNWTSLLGWGIACAILAWSWGGAEMNPAALFADGNNMAVFAADFFPPDFHNWRLYLSEMVTTVQIAIWGTVMAVVLAIPFGIMSSENLVPWWICQPVRRLMDSFRAINEMVFAMLFVVAVGLGPFAGVMALFIHTTGVLAKLFSEAVEAIDPGPVEGVRATGASGLQEVIYGVIPQVLPLWISYSLYRFESNVRSATVVGMVGAGGIGVILWESMRGFQFAQTCAVMIIIIAVVTSLDIASQWIRKRFI is encoded by the coding sequence ATGTCGCGGAACTGGACGAGCCTTCTGGGCTGGGGCATCGCCTGTGCGATCCTGGCCTGGTCCTGGGGCGGGGCGGAAATGAACCCTGCGGCACTGTTCGCTGATGGCAACAACATGGCGGTGTTCGCCGCCGATTTTTTTCCGCCCGATTTCCACAACTGGCGACTCTACCTGAGCGAGATGGTAACAACCGTTCAGATCGCCATCTGGGGCACGGTCATGGCCGTGGTTCTGGCCATTCCCTTCGGCATCATGTCGTCGGAAAACCTGGTGCCCTGGTGGATTTGCCAGCCGGTCCGGAGGCTCATGGATTCATTCCGGGCCATCAACGAAATGGTCTTTGCAATGCTGTTTGTGGTGGCCGTGGGCCTGGGCCCCTTTGCTGGGGTAATGGCACTGTTCATCCACACCACCGGGGTTCTGGCCAAACTGTTCTCCGAAGCGGTGGAGGCCATTGACCCTGGTCCCGTTGAAGGGGTTCGTGCCACCGGGGCCAGCGGGCTTCAGGAAGTCATTTACGGCGTTATCCCCCAGGTTCTGCCGCTGTGGATCTCCTATTCACTCTACCGATTCGAGTCCAACGTCCGCTCCGCCACGGTGGTGGGGATGGTCGGCGCAGGCGGTATAGGTGTGATTCTCTGGGAGAGCATGCGCGGCTTCCAGTTCGCCCAGACCTGCGCAGTGATGATCAT